In the genome of Amphiura filiformis chromosome 4, Afil_fr2py, whole genome shotgun sequence, one region contains:
- the LOC140150525 gene encoding membrane protein BRI3-like isoform X1 has translation MSQDREPLKEQKPYEAPPAYSPPTNQQGYGAVPPQYPTNNYPGYQSGAPPGYQPMPGAMAPPYGGQPVQVTTTNVVVVGGCPACRVGILEDDFTLLGVCCAILFFPLGILCCLAMRQRRCPNCGAVFG, from the exons ATGTCACAGGACAGAGAACCTCTGAAGGAGCAGAAGCCTTATGAAGCACCTCCTGCCTATAGCCCTCCTACAAACCAACAAGGATATGGAGCTGTACCACCACAATATCCTACAAATAATTATCCAG GTTACCAATCAGGAGCACCGCCTGGATACCAACCGATGCCAGGAGCTATGGCGCCCCCTTATGGGGGTCAACCAGTACAGGTCACTACTACTAATGTGGTCGTAGTCGGTGGCTGCCCGGCTTGTCGTGTCGGGATATTAGAGGATGATTTTACATTGCTGGGTGTGTGTTGCGCTATTCTGTTCTTCCCACTTG GTATTTTATGCTGCCTAGCAATGAGACAACGGAGATGC
- the LOC140150525 gene encoding membrane protein BRI3-like isoform X2, with product MPYEAPPAYSPPTNQQGYGAVPPQYPTNNYPGYQSGAPPGYQPMPGAMAPPYGGQPVQVTTTNVVVVGGCPACRVGILEDDFTLLGVCCAILFFPLGILCCLAMRQRRCPNCGAVFG from the exons ATGCCTTATGAAGCACCCCCTGCCTATAGCCCTCCTACGAACCAACAAGGATATGGAGCTGTACCGCCACAATATCCTACAAATAACTATCCAG GTTACCAATCAGGAGCACCGCCTGGATACCAACCGATGCCAGGAGCTATGGCGCCCCCTTATGGGGGTCAACCAGTACAGGTCACTACTACTAATGTGGTCGTAGTCGGTGGCTGCCCGGCTTGTCGTGTCGGGATATTAGAGGATGATTTTACATTGCTGGGTGTGTGTTGCGCTATTCTGTTCTTCCCACTTG GTATTTTATGCTGCCTAGCAATGAGACAACGGAGATGC